In Flavobacterium sp. N3904, one DNA window encodes the following:
- a CDS encoding GH92 family glycosyl hydrolase, whose translation MKKIGFFLFLLLFSLESCYNKEEAKDFTQFVNPFIGTDGTGHTFPGPCLPFGMVQPSPDNVDIGWDYTSGYQYKNQEILGFSQTHLSGTGINDLGDILLLPFVENKTENFKTTYIKKSEKASPGFYSVTLNDSIKVNLTATERVAFNQFLYPTNKAKLVVDIQHGLRFLTDSLVLDSKVSIENNTAISGYCHNKNWVERKYFFTLTFDNPFSNAIELPKKAKEKAPRYILDFELKNKKLQAKIAFSTVSIEGAKNNLKTELPNWNFEQTVANAKAKWNSYLAKIEIEAPQKQKEIFYTSLYHLFTQPSNIADVDGKYRGADDKVATAANGEYYSTLSLWDTYRAANPLYTILVPERVNGFINTMLLHHKAAGYLPIWTVWGQENNCMIGNHAIPIITDAYNKGFRGFDANEALQAMIATTSKNHPNNDWTLYNQYGYYPFDKIDNESVSRTLESGYDDYCVALLAEKLGNKTVAETYYKRASYYKNIFDKETGLMRGKDTQGHWRTPFDPLKPTSPMNNPGDYTEANAWQYSWASTQHDIPGIINLLGGKEQFTKQLNTFFTLSGEEDNRHLGQEGMIGQYAHGNEPSHHISYLYAYSNEPEKGKKLITQIYNQFYNNTPNGITGNDDCGQMSAWYIFTTLGFYPVNPATGAFVFGIPQVKKATIHLSDNKTLTIISKGSSYKKIILNGKKIEGIEINYKQIMQGGELKFE comes from the coding sequence ATGAAAAAAATAGGATTCTTTCTATTCCTACTATTATTTTCCTTGGAGAGTTGCTATAACAAGGAAGAAGCAAAAGACTTTACACAATTTGTCAATCCTTTTATAGGAACAGATGGAACAGGTCATACTTTTCCTGGCCCTTGTTTGCCTTTTGGAATGGTACAACCCAGTCCTGACAATGTTGATATAGGTTGGGATTACACTTCAGGCTATCAATACAAGAATCAGGAAATTCTAGGCTTTTCTCAAACCCATTTGAGCGGAACTGGGATTAATGATTTAGGAGATATTCTATTGCTCCCTTTTGTAGAAAACAAAACAGAAAATTTTAAAACAACTTATATTAAAAAATCGGAAAAAGCAAGTCCGGGTTTTTATTCGGTTACACTAAATGACAGTATAAAAGTAAACCTAACAGCAACCGAGAGAGTCGCTTTCAATCAATTTCTCTATCCCACGAATAAAGCAAAATTAGTGGTTGACATTCAACACGGATTGCGTTTTTTAACAGACTCATTGGTATTAGACAGTAAAGTTAGCATTGAAAACAACACTGCCATTTCGGGCTATTGTCATAACAAAAACTGGGTTGAGCGAAAATACTTCTTTACGCTGACTTTCGATAATCCATTTTCAAATGCAATAGAATTACCAAAAAAGGCCAAAGAAAAAGCACCTAGATATATTTTGGATTTTGAATTAAAAAACAAAAAATTGCAAGCCAAAATCGCTTTTTCGACAGTAAGCATCGAAGGAGCCAAAAATAATTTAAAAACGGAATTGCCCAATTGGAATTTTGAGCAAACGGTAGCCAATGCCAAAGCCAAATGGAACAGCTATTTAGCTAAAATCGAAATTGAAGCCCCTCAAAAACAAAAAGAAATATTTTATACTTCACTGTACCATTTGTTTACGCAACCCAGTAATATTGCCGATGTAGATGGAAAATACCGAGGTGCAGATGACAAAGTTGCCACAGCAGCAAACGGTGAATATTATTCTACACTTTCGCTTTGGGATACCTATCGAGCTGCAAATCCGTTATATACCATACTTGTTCCAGAACGAGTAAACGGTTTTATAAACACCATGTTACTTCATCATAAAGCAGCAGGATATCTACCAATTTGGACCGTTTGGGGGCAAGAAAACAATTGTATGATTGGCAATCATGCCATTCCGATTATAACGGATGCCTACAACAAAGGGTTCAGAGGTTTTGATGCTAATGAAGCTTTGCAGGCCATGATTGCAACAACAAGCAAAAATCATCCCAATAACGATTGGACTTTATACAACCAATATGGCTATTATCCCTTTGATAAAATAGATAACGAATCTGTTTCCAGAACTTTAGAAAGTGGTTATGATGATTATTGTGTAGCGTTATTAGCCGAAAAGTTAGGTAATAAGACAGTAGCCGAAACCTATTACAAAAGAGCTTCTTACTACAAAAACATATTCGACAAAGAAACGGGATTAATGAGAGGAAAAGATACGCAAGGCCATTGGAGAACTCCATTTGATCCTTTAAAGCCAACTTCTCCCATGAACAACCCTGGAGATTATACCGAAGCCAATGCTTGGCAATATTCATGGGCATCTACCCAGCACGATATTCCGGGAATAATAAACTTATTAGGCGGCAAAGAACAATTCACCAAACAGTTGAATACTTTTTTTACTCTAAGTGGAGAAGAAGACAATAGACATCTTGGACAAGAAGGCATGATTGGGCAATACGCTCACGGAAACGAACCAAGTCATCATATTTCGTATTTGTATGCTTACTCGAACGAACCCGAAAAAGGTAAAAAATTAATTACCCAAATCTACAACCAATTTTATAACAACACTCCAAATGGAATAACTGGCAATGATGACTGTGGCCAAATGAGCGCTTGGTACATTTTTACTACATTAGGATTTTATCCCGTTAATCCTGCCACAGGTGCATTTGTTTTTGGAATCCCACAGGTCAAAAAAGCAACTATCCATCTCTCGGACAATAAAACTTTGACAATTATTAGCAAAGGAAGTTCCTATAAAAAAATTATTCTCAACGGAAAGAAAATCGAAGGTATCGAAATCAATTACAAGCAAATCATGCAAGGTGGAGAATTAAAATTTGAGTAA
- a CDS encoding alpha/beta hydrolase — protein MKRSIIVFIVGMLSFPSNAQEVKVTSGKVQRISNFQSKLIDARNIDIWLPDGYSNKEKYAVLYMNDGQALYDAESTWNKQAWEVDEVAGKLIAEGKTRKFIVVGIWNNGAKRHPEYFPQKPYESLSQIQKDTVTAQLQKAGRTSEIFKPYSDLYLKFLVTELKPFIDKNFSTEPNQMNTFIAGSSMGGLISMYAICEYPKVFGGAACLSTHWPGTFSANNNPIPAAFVNYLKVNLPNPKNHKIYFDYGDQTLDAMYKPFQEKVDVVMKAKGYTNKNWETKFFPGENHSEVAWAKRLDIPLLFLLKK, from the coding sequence ATGAAAAGATCTATAATCGTATTCATTGTAGGAATGCTTAGTTTCCCTTCAAACGCTCAAGAAGTCAAAGTTACTTCCGGAAAAGTACAACGTATTTCAAATTTTCAATCGAAACTGATTGATGCTCGCAACATCGATATTTGGTTACCAGACGGATATTCAAACAAAGAAAAATACGCCGTTTTGTATATGAACGACGGACAAGCATTGTATGATGCCGAAAGCACTTGGAATAAACAAGCCTGGGAAGTTGACGAAGTAGCAGGAAAATTAATCGCAGAAGGTAAAACCCGAAAATTCATAGTTGTTGGAATTTGGAACAATGGTGCCAAACGTCATCCTGAATATTTTCCTCAAAAACCTTATGAAAGCCTAAGTCAAATTCAAAAAGACACGGTCACCGCCCAATTACAAAAAGCAGGAAGAACTAGCGAAATTTTCAAGCCTTATTCGGACTTATATCTTAAATTCTTAGTAACTGAATTAAAACCATTTATAGATAAAAATTTCTCTACAGAGCCGAATCAAATGAATACATTTATTGCCGGTTCCAGTATGGGAGGACTTATATCTATGTATGCCATTTGTGAATATCCAAAAGTTTTTGGAGGCGCCGCTTGTTTATCTACCCATTGGCCTGGTACATTTTCAGCAAATAATAATCCAATTCCTGCTGCCTTTGTCAATTATCTGAAAGTAAATCTCCCCAATCCAAAAAACCATAAAATCTATTTTGACTATGGCGATCAAACCCTTGACGCGATGTATAAACCTTTTCAAGAAAAAGTAGATGTTGTGATGAAAGCAAAAGGATATACCAACAAAAATTGGGAAACCAAATTTTTCCCTGGAGAAAACCATTCGGAAGTAGCTTGGGCAAAGCGATTGGATATTCCATTATTGTTTTTATTAAAAAAATAA
- a CDS encoding glycoside hydrolase family 13 protein, whose product MKKFVILFLMITNCINAQISRLEPGNWWVGMKLNQITLLVYGTDIQNLEPEIKYQGVQIIKTEKVENPNYLFVTININPQTLAGTAKINFKKNNKTIVTKDFPLLARENNSANRLSFSPKDAILLIMPDRFANGDPKNDNTPESLEKANRNDESGRHGGDIQGIINNLDYIQSLGFTQIWNTPIIENNMPNYSYHGYAATDFYKIDSRYGTNEQFKKLVEEAKKRNIGVIWDVVLNHCGSEYYFVKDLPMKDWLNFQETKTRTNHIKSTLLDPYATEQDRIGYTDGWFDTSMPDLNQRNPFMASFLIQNTIWWIEYAGLSGFREDTFSYADKDFLAKWTKTILDEYPNFNIVGEEMTTVTELSAYWQKDKINIDGYKCYLPTLMDFALTDNLVKSLTTKNDWESTWKEYYKGMGQDYLYPNPNNLLIFPDNHDMDRIYSRLNKDFDNWKIAMALYTTMRGIPEFYCGTELLFTNEKSGNDGQRRADFYGGWPDDTKNAATGKGLEAKELEAQKYLTNLLTWRKTASVIHNGKFIHYTPEKNDVYVYFRYNDKEKVMVILNKNKEKVNLEMNKYNEMIPRTFKAKEIISNNDITVNNTLEIAPKSALILEIK is encoded by the coding sequence ATGAAAAAATTTGTAATTCTATTTTTAATGATAACCAATTGCATAAACGCACAAATCAGCCGCCTAGAACCTGGAAATTGGTGGGTTGGAATGAAACTAAATCAAATAACCCTTTTGGTTTACGGAACCGATATTCAAAATTTGGAACCTGAAATAAAATACCAAGGAGTACAGATTATAAAAACTGAAAAGGTAGAAAATCCAAATTATTTGTTTGTTACTATAAATATTAATCCACAAACTCTTGCTGGAACTGCCAAAATAAATTTCAAAAAAAACAACAAAACTATAGTCACTAAAGATTTTCCATTGCTGGCAAGAGAAAACAATAGCGCAAACAGATTAAGTTTTTCTCCAAAAGATGCTATTTTATTAATTATGCCTGATCGTTTTGCAAATGGTGACCCAAAAAATGACAACACTCCAGAAAGTCTAGAAAAAGCCAATCGAAATGACGAAAGTGGCAGGCACGGTGGAGACATACAGGGAATCATCAATAACTTAGATTACATTCAATCCTTAGGATTTACCCAAATATGGAATACTCCTATTATAGAAAATAACATGCCCAATTATTCCTATCACGGGTATGCTGCCACTGATTTTTACAAAATAGACAGTCGTTATGGCACCAATGAACAATTTAAGAAATTGGTTGAAGAAGCCAAAAAAAGAAACATTGGTGTAATTTGGGACGTAGTTCTCAATCATTGTGGCTCCGAATATTATTTTGTCAAAGATTTACCTATGAAAGACTGGCTTAATTTTCAGGAAACCAAAACAAGAACAAATCATATTAAATCTACTTTGTTAGACCCTTACGCAACAGAACAAGATAGAATTGGTTATACGGATGGCTGGTTTGATACTTCCATGCCAGATCTCAACCAAAGAAATCCTTTTATGGCAAGTTTCTTGATTCAAAATACTATTTGGTGGATAGAATATGCTGGACTTTCCGGTTTTAGAGAAGATACTTTCTCTTATGCCGATAAAGATTTTTTGGCCAAATGGACCAAAACTATTTTGGATGAATATCCAAATTTCAATATCGTTGGCGAAGAAATGACCACAGTCACAGAACTTTCCGCCTATTGGCAAAAAGACAAAATCAACATTGATGGCTATAAATGCTATTTACCAACTTTGATGGATTTTGCATTAACAGACAACTTAGTAAAATCCCTCACTACAAAAAATGATTGGGAATCTACTTGGAAAGAATATTATAAAGGAATGGGACAAGATTATCTATATCCAAATCCAAACAATTTATTAATTTTTCCCGACAATCACGATATGGATCGAATTTATTCTAGGTTGAATAAAGACTTTGATAACTGGAAAATTGCCATGGCTTTATATACCACTATGAGAGGAATTCCAGAATTTTATTGCGGAACCGAATTATTATTTACCAATGAAAAATCAGGAAATGACGGTCAAAGAAGAGCTGACTTTTATGGCGGCTGGCCTGATGATACTAAAAATGCTGCTACAGGAAAAGGACTGGAGGCCAAAGAACTTGAAGCTCAAAAATACTTGACTAATTTACTGACTTGGAGAAAAACTGCGTCAGTTATTCATAACGGCAAATTCATCCATTATACTCCGGAAAAAAATGATGTTTACGTTTATTTTAGATACAATGACAAAGAAAAAGTAATGGTGATTTTGAATAAAAACAAAGAGAAAGTAAATCTCGAAATGAATAAATACAATGAAATGATACCACGCACTTTCAAAGCCAAAGAAATTATTAGTAATAATGACATCACCGTAAATAATACTTTAGAAATCGCCCCAAAAAGCGCTTTAATTCTAGAAATAAAATAA
- a CDS encoding glycoside hydrolase family 127 protein, with protein sequence MKYILLIFNLLTMSFMNAQEKKIEKYQLLPFGSIKPNGWIKVQMQKDVNGFVGNLDQLVPDLINDPIYGSGRLQKHSKSKELGNLKEGDAEGSEQYMWWNSETQSNWWDGYIRNVILLDDKAGLEKVKKYVYSILATQDPDGYLGIYDDELRYKFNSENGELWSKTTLYRGLLAYYEYSKDKKVWDALVKAVDNVMQNYPINASSPFSSGEKFNGGVSHGLTFTDVLDKMYQITGDKKYAEYALFLYQDFSKTYQSEKDVQLTNILNPNYKLQSHGVHTFEHLRPLIVAAYATKNVELQKALAIYIQRLENATTITGGPIGDEWIAERIPNATRTGYEYCSIHELLDSYTVLLQKLGQAKTADEIETIFYNAAQGSRDTKHSCIAYLKTDNSFEMLGTKNGEIEPDRKQTRYKYSPAHQDVAVCCNPNAGRITPYFIEKSWLKEGNNTLVAAILSPNIVETTIENNPIRIEEITEYPFKNKFVFKIQNSKNSNFKLKIRKPVWATHIKTTEKFTLENGFIVLDRKFAKEDQVTIEFKASIIVKEDANNEKYFTYGAQVFAKPIAAIEHKGKIYKGDFYDVTYSPIENTKYQFIENNNAKFENDKINVTLKNTTTNQLENVVLVPFGQTVLRQVSF encoded by the coding sequence ATGAAGTACATACTATTAATTTTCAACTTACTAACCATGAGTTTTATGAATGCTCAAGAAAAAAAAATAGAAAAATATCAATTATTACCTTTTGGCAGCATAAAACCTAACGGTTGGATTAAAGTACAAATGCAAAAAGATGTAAATGGATTTGTTGGTAATTTGGACCAACTCGTTCCGGATTTAATAAACGACCCCATTTATGGTTCTGGAAGATTGCAAAAACACAGTAAATCCAAAGAATTAGGCAATCTCAAAGAAGGTGATGCCGAAGGAAGTGAACAATACATGTGGTGGAATAGCGAAACCCAATCGAATTGGTGGGATGGCTACATCCGTAATGTAATACTTCTTGACGACAAAGCTGGTTTGGAAAAAGTAAAAAAATACGTTTACAGTATATTAGCTACTCAAGATCCTGATGGCTATTTGGGTATTTATGACGACGAATTACGTTATAAATTCAATTCCGAAAACGGAGAACTTTGGTCAAAGACTACATTATACAGAGGGCTACTCGCCTATTATGAATATTCAAAAGACAAAAAAGTATGGGACGCATTGGTCAAAGCAGTTGATAATGTGATGCAAAATTATCCTATAAATGCTTCGAGTCCTTTTTCTTCTGGAGAGAAATTCAACGGTGGTGTTTCGCACGGACTAACTTTTACAGATGTTTTAGATAAAATGTATCAAATTACTGGAGATAAAAAATACGCAGAATACGCTTTGTTTTTATATCAAGACTTCTCTAAAACGTATCAATCTGAAAAAGATGTACAATTGACCAATATTTTAAATCCAAATTACAAATTGCAATCGCATGGCGTACACACCTTCGAACATCTACGTCCTTTGATTGTGGCAGCTTATGCAACCAAAAATGTAGAATTACAAAAAGCATTGGCAATTTATATTCAACGTTTGGAAAACGCAACAACCATTACTGGTGGCCCAATTGGAGACGAATGGATTGCAGAAAGAATTCCAAATGCCACTCGTACTGGTTATGAATATTGCTCTATACACGAATTGTTGGACAGTTACACCGTCCTATTACAAAAGTTAGGTCAAGCAAAAACTGCCGATGAAATTGAAACCATATTTTACAATGCTGCTCAAGGTAGCCGAGATACCAAACACTCTTGTATTGCGTACCTCAAAACCGACAATTCTTTTGAAATGTTAGGTACCAAAAACGGAGAAATTGAGCCCGATCGCAAACAAACTCGTTATAAGTATTCACCCGCACACCAAGATGTTGCGGTATGTTGCAATCCCAATGCGGGAAGAATTACACCTTATTTTATTGAAAAATCTTGGTTGAAAGAGGGGAACAATACTTTGGTAGCTGCCATTCTTTCTCCAAATATAGTAGAAACAACGATTGAAAATAACCCCATTCGAATTGAAGAAATCACCGAATATCCGTTTAAAAATAAGTTTGTTTTTAAAATTCAAAATTCAAAAAACAGTAACTTTAAACTGAAAATCAGAAAACCCGTTTGGGCAACCCATATAAAAACCACAGAGAAATTTACTCTAGAAAATGGATTCATCGTTTTAGATAGAAAATTTGCCAAAGAAGACCAAGTTACAATTGAGTTCAAAGCTTCAATCATTGTAAAAGAAGACGCCAATAATGAAAAATATTTCACTTATGGAGCACAAGTTTTTGCAAAACCAATTGCGGCTATCGAACATAAAGGAAAAATATACAAAGGAGATTTTTATGATGTAACCTATAGTCCGATAGAAAATACAAAATATCAATTCATTGAAAATAACAATGCAAAATTTGAGAATGATAAAATCAACGTAACCTTAAAAAACACTACTACCAATCAATTAGAAAATGTTGTTTTAGTTCCTTTTGGACAAACTGTATTAAGACAGGTTTCTTTTTAA
- a CDS encoding AraC family transcriptional regulator: MKAVLEDMRSHQEVTSFYAYRFQIPFFEFKLHYHPEFELTYILKGNGYRLVGNSHETFADGDLVLSGSNLPHTWVGKSSNEENFDAVVIQFSTSFITPFLGFEESAALKKMLEQSKKGLFFPAENIEVKRKLLKLVHSAGFDRILNLMVVLNQLTNCEQEVLCTNYFQSVYSTESENRINTVCVFLENNFSNKIGLKQVAALIHLTESNFCKFFKKATGKTFSDYLNEIRITRSCQLLLQSDKPINVIAFECGFETLSYFNRVFMNKKGLTPKEFRKLNLL; this comes from the coding sequence ATGAAAGCCGTTTTAGAAGATATGAGGTCTCATCAAGAAGTAACTAGTTTTTATGCGTATCGCTTTCAAATTCCATTTTTTGAGTTTAAGTTGCATTATCATCCAGAATTTGAATTGACGTATATTTTAAAAGGGAATGGTTATCGATTAGTAGGAAATAGTCATGAAACATTTGCTGATGGTGATTTAGTTTTATCGGGTTCTAATTTGCCTCATACTTGGGTTGGAAAATCAAGTAACGAAGAGAATTTTGATGCTGTTGTGATTCAATTTTCAACTTCCTTTATAACACCATTTTTAGGGTTTGAAGAAAGTGCTGCATTAAAAAAAATGCTGGAGCAGTCTAAGAAAGGATTATTCTTTCCGGCTGAGAATATTGAAGTCAAAAGGAAATTATTAAAGCTTGTTCATTCTGCAGGTTTTGATAGAATACTAAATTTAATGGTGGTTTTAAATCAATTGACAAACTGTGAACAAGAAGTTTTGTGTACCAATTATTTTCAGTCGGTTTACTCAACTGAAAGTGAAAATAGAATCAATACGGTTTGTGTTTTTTTGGAAAATAATTTTTCGAATAAAATAGGTTTAAAACAAGTGGCAGCCCTAATTCATTTGACGGAAAGTAATTTTTGCAAGTTTTTTAAAAAAGCTACAGGAAAAACTTTTTCGGATTATTTGAATGAAATTCGGATCACTCGAAGTTGCCAATTATTATTGCAATCAGACAAACCTATAAATGTCATTGCTTTTGAATGTGGGTTTGAGACTTTAAGTTATTTCAATCGGGTATTTATGAATAAAAAAGGTTTAACTCCCAAAGAATTTAGAAAGTTAAACCTTTTATGA